A genomic region of Exiguobacterium sp. Helios contains the following coding sequences:
- the era gene encoding GTPase Era, which translates to MFKEGFKSGFVSIIGRPNVGKSTFLNRVIGQKIAIMSDKPQTTRNKIQGVYTTDDVQTIFIDTPGIHKPKHKLGDFMMKVATNALREVDAILFMINVTEPKGKGDEFIIEKLKDLDTPIILVMNKVDLIHPNDIPPIIESYQNELNFAAVVPISALQGNNVEPLLQEISKILPEGPMYYPADQITDHPERFIISEMIREKVLQKTRDEVPHSIAVAIDQIKTREDGNMVDIHATILIERDSQKGIIIGKRGALLKEIGSEARTDIEMLLGTKVYLNLWVKVQKDWRNKAGQLRELGFRDDEY; encoded by the coding sequence ATGTTTAAAGAAGGATTTAAATCAGGATTCGTTTCGATTATCGGTCGTCCGAACGTTGGGAAATCAACGTTCTTGAACCGTGTCATCGGACAGAAAATCGCCATTATGTCGGATAAACCACAAACGACACGGAATAAGATTCAAGGTGTCTATACGACAGATGATGTGCAAACGATTTTCATCGATACACCGGGAATCCATAAACCGAAACACAAACTCGGTGACTTCATGATGAAAGTTGCGACAAACGCCTTACGTGAAGTTGATGCGATTCTCTTCATGATTAACGTGACCGAACCAAAAGGTAAAGGTGACGAATTCATCATCGAGAAGTTGAAGGATTTGGATACACCGATCATTCTTGTCATGAATAAGGTCGATTTGATTCATCCGAACGATATCCCGCCAATCATCGAATCGTATCAAAACGAATTGAACTTCGCAGCAGTCGTTCCGATTTCTGCTCTTCAAGGAAATAATGTCGAACCGCTTCTGCAAGAAATCTCGAAAATCTTACCGGAAGGTCCGATGTACTATCCGGCGGATCAAATCACCGATCATCCGGAACGATTCATTATCTCGGAAATGATTCGTGAGAAAGTCCTGCAGAAGACACGTGACGAAGTGCCGCACTCGATTGCTGTCGCCATTGACCAGATCAAGACACGTGAAGACGGAAACATGGTCGATATTCACGCAACGATTTTGATTGAACGTGATTCACAAAAAGGAATCATCATCGGCAAACGTGGTGCCCTGTTAAAAGAAATCGGTTCAGAAGCACGGACGGACATCGAGATGCTGCTTGGAACAAAAGTCTACTTGAACCTTTGGGTGAAGGTTCAAAAAGACTGGCGGAACAAAGCAGGTCAACTGCGTGAACTCGGATTCCGAGACGACGAGTATTAA
- the recO gene encoding DNA repair protein RecO, whose amino-acid sequence MIDKAEGLVLRTVVYGESNKIITLLTREYGKLAVMARGAKKPGSRFNAASQPFIRAIYVYPRSRGLGQLKSADVITGYSKIRQDVFLMAYAMYLLELADKALDERVPQPALYDLFVDGLEAMDEGLDPDVVSFIIELRLLRHLGIAPHLNGCTICGSAEAPFAFSLNHGGLLCRRHRHEDEHAVSLTESVAKMLYVFSVYDFSRIGTVEVKPETKRLLRQIMDAYMERYSGLRLRSKRVLDQLLNLGDD is encoded by the coding sequence ATGATTGATAAGGCGGAAGGGCTTGTCTTACGGACGGTCGTGTATGGTGAATCGAATAAAATCATTACACTGTTGACACGTGAATATGGCAAGCTCGCCGTCATGGCCCGTGGTGCTAAAAAACCCGGCAGCCGTTTCAATGCAGCGAGCCAGCCGTTTATCCGGGCCATTTACGTGTATCCACGTTCGCGTGGTCTCGGTCAATTAAAATCAGCAGACGTCATCACAGGGTATTCGAAAATTCGTCAAGATGTGTTTTTGATGGCTTATGCGATGTATCTTCTTGAACTGGCAGATAAAGCACTTGATGAACGGGTCCCGCAGCCGGCACTCTATGATTTGTTTGTCGATGGTCTTGAAGCGATGGACGAAGGACTTGACCCGGACGTCGTCTCCTTCATCATCGAACTCCGGTTATTACGTCATCTGGGAATCGCCCCGCACTTAAATGGCTGTACGATTTGTGGCAGTGCCGAAGCGCCGTTTGCCTTTTCGTTGAATCACGGTGGTTTACTTTGCAGACGACATCGTCATGAAGATGAACATGCTGTTTCTTTGACGGAATCCGTGGCGAAGATGTTGTATGTCTTTTCCGTTTATGACTTTTCCCGGATTGGTACAGTCGAGGTGAAGCCGGAAACGAAACGTTTATTGCGTCAAATCATGGATGCTTATATGGAACGGTACAGCGGTCTCCGCCTTCGTTCGAAACGGGTTCTCGATCAATTACTGAATCTCGGAGACGATTGA
- the glyQ gene encoding glycine--tRNA ligase subunit alpha, translated as MTVQEMILTLQKFWAEQGCLTMQAYDVEKGAGTMNPMTFLRSLGPEPWNVCYTEPSRRPADGRYGENPNRLYQHHQFQVIMKPSPDNIQELYLQSLELLGINPLEHDIRFVEDNWENPTFGAAGLGWEVWLNGMEITQFTYFQQVGGIECNPIAVEITYGIERLASYIQDVESVFDLVWTDGFKYGDIFYQPEFEHSKYTFETSDVDLLFTLFDQYEKEANRALDENLVFPAYDYILKCSHTFNLLDAKGAISVTERTGFIHRVRNMSRRCAQSFIEERERLGFPLIKSKAGESHA; from the coding sequence ATGACAGTACAGGAAATGATCTTAACACTGCAAAAATTTTGGGCTGAACAAGGGTGCTTGACGATGCAAGCCTATGACGTGGAAAAAGGCGCCGGAACAATGAATCCGATGACGTTTTTACGAAGTCTTGGACCAGAACCCTGGAACGTTTGTTATACAGAACCATCACGCCGACCAGCGGACGGACGCTACGGCGAAAACCCGAACCGCTTGTATCAACATCATCAGTTCCAAGTCATCATGAAACCGTCACCGGACAACATTCAGGAACTGTACTTACAAAGTCTTGAATTGCTCGGCATCAATCCGCTTGAACATGACATTCGTTTCGTCGAAGATAACTGGGAAAACCCGACATTTGGTGCCGCCGGACTCGGATGGGAAGTCTGGTTGAACGGGATGGAAATCACGCAGTTCACGTACTTCCAACAAGTCGGCGGGATTGAATGTAATCCGATCGCAGTTGAAATCACGTACGGAATCGAACGACTCGCATCATACATCCAAGATGTCGAAAGTGTCTTTGATTTGGTCTGGACAGACGGCTTCAAATACGGCGATATCTTCTACCAGCCGGAGTTCGAACACTCGAAGTATACGTTTGAGACATCTGATGTCGATCTCTTGTTCACATTGTTCGATCAATACGAAAAAGAAGCCAACCGGGCACTGGATGAGAACCTCGTCTTCCCGGCCTATGACTATATCTTGAAATGTTCACATACGTTTAACCTGCTGGATGCCAAAGGGGCGATTTCCGTCACGGAACGAACGGGCTTTATTCACCGTGTCCGAAACATGTCGCGCCGCTGTGCCCAAAGTTT